A single region of the Drosophila miranda strain MSH22 chromosome 2, D.miranda_PacBio2.1, whole genome shotgun sequence genome encodes:
- the LOC108156381 gene encoding axin isoform X2 — protein sequence MSGHHLSGIHRKHDDNECSGPRPPVPGEESRVKKMTEGVALDTLKNSPPSYLNWARTLNHLLEDRDGVELFKKYVEEEAPAYNDHLNFYFACEGLKQQTDPEKVKQIIGAIYRFLRKSQLSISDDLRTQIKAIKSNPELPLSPHIFDPMQHHVETTIRDNIYPTFLCSEMYILYIQQMSALQERFSSSGATGGSGSAGSSGSGSCGSSSTGASAFPSAAAKQHVTAAGAAAAAAAATGAGVSPAGAFINLPVSSVSGPPAGTCSASGSVYGPSTSASSSGSISATDTLPRSSTLPTLHEDSVLSLCDDFEKVQMQEGASRVPVDYPMRLTRDLLIATQKRRLEIRPPGDGRPYIQRRHSSTESKAIRQSAMANKETNTFQVIPRTQRLHSNEHRPLKEDELVALLIPKLEEVKRKRDLEERARLERNPGAALLSNERSSASDRAFAEAIREKFALDEDNDQDILDQHVSRVWKDQTPHRSPGTMSPCPPIPSRRRTATHDSGMVSDGAMSLSGHSMKHSKSMPDHSSCSRKLTNKWPSMNTDSGISMFSADTVMKYKDPSSRSGSSTASKLEEAKRRLEDEPRRSRRYAQPQLQLQLQQSHMMQQQPLASFSSSSSGGSNSTLPHQPTSAPPPLPAKPPETIVVFMFCEEPVPYRIKIPGTQPTLRQFKDYLPRRGHFRFFFKTHCEDPDSPVIQEEIVNDSDILPLFGDKAMGLVKPSD from the exons ATGAGTGGCCATCATTTGTCGGGCATCCACCGGAAACATGATGATAATGAGTGTAGTGGACCACGACCACCTGTACCCGGAGAAGAGAGCCGTGTTAAAAAG ATGACCGAAGGGGTAGCATTGGATACACTGAAGAATTCACCGCCATCCTACCTGAACTGGGCCCGCACGCTCAACCATCTGCTCGAGGACCGCGATGGGGTCGAGCTCTTCAAGAAGTACGTCGAGGAGGAGGCGCCGGCCTACAACGATCACCTCAACTTCTACTTTGCCTGCGAGGGTCTCAAGCAGCAGACCGATCCGGAGAAGGTCAAGCAGATAATCGGAGCCATTTACAG GTTCCTGCGCAAGAGTCAGCTGTCCATTTCTGATGACCTGCGCACCCAGATCAAGGCGATTAAGTCGAACCCAGAGCTTCCGCTCAGCCCGCACATCTTCGACCCCATGCAGCATCATGTGGAGACGACCATCCGGGACAACATCTACCCCACTTTCCTCTGCTCGGAAATGTACATTCTGTACATCCAGCAGATGTCCGCCCTTCAGGAACgcttcagcagcagcggggCGACGGGAGGATCAGGCAGCGccggcagcagtggcagcggcagttGCGGCAGCAGCTCCACTGGCGCCAGTGCCTTCCCGTCGGCTGCTGCCAAGCAGCATGTCACGGCAGCCGGAGCAGCCGCTGCTGCGGCGGCGGCAACGGGGGCCGGGGTCTCGCCTGCTGGTGCCTTCATCAACCTGCCAGTGAGTAGCGTGAGCGGGCCGCCAGCTGGCACGtgcagtgccagtggcagtgtgTACGGTCCCTCGACCTCGGCCAGCTCGAGCGGGTCCATCAGCGCCACCGACACACTGCCCCGCAGCTCCACGCTGCCCACGCTGCACGAGGACTCGGTGCTGTCCCTGTGCGACGACTTCGAAAAGGTGCAGATGCAGGAGGGGGCCAGTCGGGTGCCCGTCGACTACCCGATGCGACTGACGCGGGACCTACTAATAGCAACACAGAAAAGAAGACTGGAAATCCGACCTCCTGG GGATGGTCGGCCATACATACAACGCAGACACAGTTCGACGGAGAGCAAAGCGATTCGCCAGAGTGCCATGGCGAATAAGGAAACAAACACCTTTCAG GTGATACCTCGCACACAACGATTACATTCAAACGAACACAGACCGTTGAAGGAGGACGAGCTGGTCGCCTTGCTGATACCCAAACTGGAGGAAGTGAAGCGGAAGCGGGACTTGGAGGAACGGGCCCGCCTTGAG AGAAATCCTGGGGCTGCTTTGTTGAGCAACGAAAGATCTAGCGCCAGTGACCGGGCCTTTGCCGAGGCGATACGGGAAAAGTTCGCACTGGATGAAGACAACGACCAAGATATTCTGGACCAGCATGTGTCGCGTGTGTGGAAAGACCAAACGCCGCATCGCTCACCTGGTACGATgtccccttgcccgccaatACCGTCGAGAAGACGCACAGCCACCCACGACTCGGGCATGGTCAGCGACGGGGCGATGAGCTTAA GTGGACACTCCATGAAGCACTCGAAATCCATGCCGGATCACAGTTCCTGCTCGAGGAAGTTGACAAACAAATGGCCTTCCATGAACACAGACAGTGGTATCAGCATGTTCTCAGCCGATACTGTTATGAAGTACAAAGATCCAAG CTCCCGCTCTGGTTCAAGCACGGCCTCAAAACTGGAGGAAGCGAAACGAAGACTGGAAGACGAGCCCCGGCGTTCTCGTCGATATGCCCAACcgcagctacagctacagctacaacAAAGCCACATGATGCAACAGCAGCCCCTAGCTTCcttcagcagtagcagcagcggcggcagcaacagcacccTGCCCCATCAGCCAACGTCGGCGCCCCCGCCTCTGCCGGCCAAGCCGCCAGAGACGATCGTCGTGTTTATGTTCTGCGAGGAGCCCGTTCCGTACAGAATAAAAATACCCGGAACTCAGCCAACCCTGCGTCAATTTAAGGACTATCTGCCCAGAAGAGGTCACTTTAG ATTCTTTTTTAAGACGCACTGCGAGGACCCGGACAGTCCAGTGATTCAGGAAGAGATTGTTAACGACTCCGACATACTGCCCCTATTCGGAGACAAAGCGATGGGTCTTGTCAAGCCATCCGATTAG
- the LOC108156381 gene encoding axin isoform X1: MSGHHLSGIHRKHDDNECSGPRPPVPGEESRVKKMTEGVALDTLKNSPPSYLNWARTLNHLLEDRDGVELFKKYVEEEAPAYNDHLNFYFACEGLKQQTDPEKVKQIIGAIYRFLRKSQLSISDDLRTQIKAIKSNPELPLSPHIFDPMQHHVETTIRDNIYPTFLCSEMYILYIQQMSALQERFSSSGATGGSGSAGSSGSGSCGSSSTGASAFPSAAAKQHVTAAGAAAAAAAATGAGVSPAGAFINLPVSSVSGPPAGTCSASGSVYGPSTSASSSGSISATDTLPRSSTLPTLHEDSVLSLCDDFEKVQMQEGASRVPVDYPMRLTRDLLIATQKRRLEIRPPGAHGYVYTASTNTSYVPNSRVDSERASVSSGGRTDSDTMSLSSCSMDGRPYIQRRHSSTESKAIRQSAMANKETNTFQVIPRTQRLHSNEHRPLKEDELVALLIPKLEEVKRKRDLEERARLERNPGAALLSNERSSASDRAFAEAIREKFALDEDNDQDILDQHVSRVWKDQTPHRSPGTMSPCPPIPSRRRTATHDSGMVSDGAMSLSGHSMKHSKSMPDHSSCSRKLTNKWPSMNTDSGISMFSADTVMKYKDPSSRSGSSTASKLEEAKRRLEDEPRRSRRYAQPQLQLQLQQSHMMQQQPLASFSSSSSGGSNSTLPHQPTSAPPPLPAKPPETIVVFMFCEEPVPYRIKIPGTQPTLRQFKDYLPRRGHFRFFFKTHCEDPDSPVIQEEIVNDSDILPLFGDKAMGLVKPSD; the protein is encoded by the exons ATGAGTGGCCATCATTTGTCGGGCATCCACCGGAAACATGATGATAATGAGTGTAGTGGACCACGACCACCTGTACCCGGAGAAGAGAGCCGTGTTAAAAAG ATGACCGAAGGGGTAGCATTGGATACACTGAAGAATTCACCGCCATCCTACCTGAACTGGGCCCGCACGCTCAACCATCTGCTCGAGGACCGCGATGGGGTCGAGCTCTTCAAGAAGTACGTCGAGGAGGAGGCGCCGGCCTACAACGATCACCTCAACTTCTACTTTGCCTGCGAGGGTCTCAAGCAGCAGACCGATCCGGAGAAGGTCAAGCAGATAATCGGAGCCATTTACAG GTTCCTGCGCAAGAGTCAGCTGTCCATTTCTGATGACCTGCGCACCCAGATCAAGGCGATTAAGTCGAACCCAGAGCTTCCGCTCAGCCCGCACATCTTCGACCCCATGCAGCATCATGTGGAGACGACCATCCGGGACAACATCTACCCCACTTTCCTCTGCTCGGAAATGTACATTCTGTACATCCAGCAGATGTCCGCCCTTCAGGAACgcttcagcagcagcggggCGACGGGAGGATCAGGCAGCGccggcagcagtggcagcggcagttGCGGCAGCAGCTCCACTGGCGCCAGTGCCTTCCCGTCGGCTGCTGCCAAGCAGCATGTCACGGCAGCCGGAGCAGCCGCTGCTGCGGCGGCGGCAACGGGGGCCGGGGTCTCGCCTGCTGGTGCCTTCATCAACCTGCCAGTGAGTAGCGTGAGCGGGCCGCCAGCTGGCACGtgcagtgccagtggcagtgtgTACGGTCCCTCGACCTCGGCCAGCTCGAGCGGGTCCATCAGCGCCACCGACACACTGCCCCGCAGCTCCACGCTGCCCACGCTGCACGAGGACTCGGTGCTGTCCCTGTGCGACGACTTCGAAAAGGTGCAGATGCAGGAGGGGGCCAGTCGGGTGCCCGTCGACTACCCGATGCGACTGACGCGGGACCTACTAATAGCAACACAGAAAAGAAGACTGGAAATCCGACCTCCTGG AGCCCATGGTTATGTGTACACTGCGAGCACCAATACCTCGTACGTCCCGAACTCGCGGGTTGATTCGGAGAGGGCGAGCGTTAGCTCCGGCGGCCGCACCGACTCCGACACCATGTCGCTGTCCAGCTGTTCCAT GGATGGTCGGCCATACATACAACGCAGACACAGTTCGACGGAGAGCAAAGCGATTCGCCAGAGTGCCATGGCGAATAAGGAAACAAACACCTTTCAG GTGATACCTCGCACACAACGATTACATTCAAACGAACACAGACCGTTGAAGGAGGACGAGCTGGTCGCCTTGCTGATACCCAAACTGGAGGAAGTGAAGCGGAAGCGGGACTTGGAGGAACGGGCCCGCCTTGAG AGAAATCCTGGGGCTGCTTTGTTGAGCAACGAAAGATCTAGCGCCAGTGACCGGGCCTTTGCCGAGGCGATACGGGAAAAGTTCGCACTGGATGAAGACAACGACCAAGATATTCTGGACCAGCATGTGTCGCGTGTGTGGAAAGACCAAACGCCGCATCGCTCACCTGGTACGATgtccccttgcccgccaatACCGTCGAGAAGACGCACAGCCACCCACGACTCGGGCATGGTCAGCGACGGGGCGATGAGCTTAA GTGGACACTCCATGAAGCACTCGAAATCCATGCCGGATCACAGTTCCTGCTCGAGGAAGTTGACAAACAAATGGCCTTCCATGAACACAGACAGTGGTATCAGCATGTTCTCAGCCGATACTGTTATGAAGTACAAAGATCCAAG CTCCCGCTCTGGTTCAAGCACGGCCTCAAAACTGGAGGAAGCGAAACGAAGACTGGAAGACGAGCCCCGGCGTTCTCGTCGATATGCCCAACcgcagctacagctacagctacaacAAAGCCACATGATGCAACAGCAGCCCCTAGCTTCcttcagcagtagcagcagcggcggcagcaacagcacccTGCCCCATCAGCCAACGTCGGCGCCCCCGCCTCTGCCGGCCAAGCCGCCAGAGACGATCGTCGTGTTTATGTTCTGCGAGGAGCCCGTTCCGTACAGAATAAAAATACCCGGAACTCAGCCAACCCTGCGTCAATTTAAGGACTATCTGCCCAGAAGAGGTCACTTTAG ATTCTTTTTTAAGACGCACTGCGAGGACCCGGACAGTCCAGTGATTCAGGAAGAGATTGTTAACGACTCCGACATACTGCCCCTATTCGGAGACAAAGCGATGGGTCTTGTCAAGCCATCCGATTAG
- the LOC108156381 gene encoding axin isoform X3, which yields MSGHHLSGIHRKHDDNECSGPRPPVPGEESRVKKMTEGVALDTLKNSPPSYLNWARTLNHLLEDRDGVELFKKYVEEEAPAYNDHLNFYFACEGLKQQTDPEKVKQIIGAIYR from the exons ATGAGTGGCCATCATTTGTCGGGCATCCACCGGAAACATGATGATAATGAGTGTAGTGGACCACGACCACCTGTACCCGGAGAAGAGAGCCGTGTTAAAAAG ATGACCGAAGGGGTAGCATTGGATACACTGAAGAATTCACCGCCATCCTACCTGAACTGGGCCCGCACGCTCAACCATCTGCTCGAGGACCGCGATGGGGTCGAGCTCTTCAAGAAGTACGTCGAGGAGGAGGCGCCGGCCTACAACGATCACCTCAACTTCTACTTTGCCTGCGAGGGTCTCAAGCAGCAGACCGATCCGGAGAAGGTCAAGCAGATAATCGGAGCCATTTACAGGTGA
- the LOC108155391 gene encoding alpha-1,6-mannosyl-glycoprotein 2-beta-N-acetylglucosaminyltransferase isoform X1, whose translation MRGRILIPLPNTGSMGRKRNNFYMRSIFLLALCIFGLLQYHNFNYLESRDTVLGDAVTNDSDDAILAMVPATLHKYLTPHSRNHSTAAVTGAMGGAPLLLNTSSSGAATATTISFDVYHPPNISEIKRQIVRYNDMQLVLNEDTFGPLQNDSVIIVVQVHTRITYLRHLIVSLAQAQDITKVLLVFSHDYYDEDINDLVQQIDFCKVLQIFYPYSIQTHPHEYPGVDPNDCPRNIKKDQAIIRNCNNALYPDLYGHYREAKFTQTKHHWIWKANRVFNELEVTRFHTGLVLFLEEDHYVAEDFLYLLAMMQKRTKDLCPQCNVLSLGTYLKTFNYYTYHSKTNKKSYASSLISTNSLLGYNRNNNNNNNNNNNNNNRNSMQLAVSSSSSSTSSAQSSTTSFRNNNAKVYVGDTTNSINSNNSNKKDHNKNNKNNKSNNMRSNHINTVTASSAATSSDTNNEPNSNNNNNNNNNKNGAQTWNYHVLPSLYSVYQKVEVMPWVSSKHNMGFAFNRTTWTNIRRCARHFCTYDDYNWDWSLQHVSQQCLQRKLHAMIIKGPRVFHIGECGVHHKNKNCESNQVISKVQHVLKIARNSHQLFPRSLTLTVPSLSKKTKLRKGNGGWGDLRDHELCLNMTLPTR comes from the exons ATGAGAG gtcGCATTCTGATACCACTGCCCAACACCGGATCGATGGGACGGAAGCGCAACAACTTCTATATGCGGAGTATATTTCTACTGGCGCTCTGCATCTTTGGCCTGCTGCAGTACCACAACTTTAACTATC TGGAGTCCAGGGACACTGTGCTGGGAGATGCGGTCACCAATGACTCGGATGATGCCATCCTGGCCATGGTACCCGCCACACTGCACAAGTACTTGACGCCGCACTCGCGCAATCACAGCACCGCCGCGGTAACCGGAGCGATGGGCGGGGCCC CTCTGCTCCTAAACACGAGCAGCTCCGGAGCGGCCACTGCAACCACAATCAGCTTTGACGTCTACCATCCGCCGAACATATCGGAAATAAAGCGTCAAATCGTGAGATACAACGACATGCAGCTGGTGCTTAACGAGGACACATTCGGTCCTCTGCAAAACGACTCTGTGATAATTGTAGTCCAG GTGCACACGAGGATTACGTACTTGCGGCATCTGATTGTCAGCCTGGCGCAGGCGCAGGACATTACCAAGGTGCTGCTGGTGTTCTCGCACGACTACTACGACGAAGACATCAACGATCTGGTGCAGCAGATAGACTTCTGCAAGGTGCTTCAGATCTTCTATCCCTACTCCATTCAGACCCATCCCCACGAGTATCCAGGCGTGGATCCCAACGACTGCCCCAGGAATATCAAGAAGGATCA GGCCATAATCAGAAACTGCAACAACGCTCTGTATCCGGATCTCTATGGGCACTATCGGGAGGCGAAGTTCACGCAGACGAAGCACCACTGGATCTGGAAGGCGAACCGAGTGTTCAACGAGCTGGAGGTGACCCGCTTTCACACAG GTTTGGTCCTGTTCCTCGAGGAGGACCACTATGTGGCGGAGGACTTTCTCTATCTGCTGGCCATGATGCAGAAGCGCACCAAAGACTTGTGCCCCCAGTGCAACGTGCTGTCCCTGGGCACCTATCTGAAGACATTCAACTATTACACCTACCACAGCAAG ACTAACAAGAAATCCTATGCTTCTTCGCTGATCTCGACAAACAGTCTATTAGGATACAAtaggaataataataataacaacaacaataataataacaacaacaatagaAACTCAATGCAATTAGCCGTGTCGTCCTCCTCTTCTTCCACATCATCTGCGCAATCATCAACGACATCATTCAGAAACAACAACGCCAAAGTCTATGTGGGCGACACCAccaacagcatcaacagcAATAATAGCAACAAGAAAGATCACAATAAGAACAATAAGAATAATAAATCAAATAACATGCGAAGCAACCACATCAACACTGTCACCGCCTCCTCAGCCGCCACATCCTCCGACACCAACAACGAGCCAAATagcaataacaataacaataacaacaacaacaaaaatggtGCACAAACATGGAACTATCATGTCCTGCCGTCATTGTATTCCGTCTATCAGAAG GTCGAGGTCATGCCGTGGGTGAGCAGCAAGCACAACATGGGCTTCGCCTTCAACCGCACCACCTGGACGAACATAAGGAGGTGCGCCCGTCACTTCTGCACCTACGACGACTACAACTGGGACTGGTCGCTGCAGCACGTCTCCCAGCAGTGCCTGCAGCGCAAGCTGCATGCCATGATAATCAAGGGCCCGCGAGTCTTTCACATTGGCGAATG TGGCGTTCATCACAAGAATAAGAACTGCGAGTCCAACCAAGTCATCTCGAAGGTTCAGCACGTTCTGAAGATAGCTCGCAACTCGCATCAGCTCTTTCCCCGCTCGCTCACCCTGACGGTGCCCAGTCTGAGTAAGAAGACCAAGCTGCGCAAGGGCAACGGCGGATGGGGCGACCTGCGAGACCATGAACTGTGTCTGAACATGACGCTGCCAACGCGGTGA
- the LOC108155391 gene encoding alpha-1,6-mannosyl-glycoprotein 2-beta-N-acetylglucosaminyltransferase isoform X3, whose amino-acid sequence MRGRILIPLPNTGSMGRKRNNFYMRSIFLLALCIFGLLQYHNFNYLESRDTVLGDAVTNDSDDAILAMVPATLHKYLTPHSRNHSTAAVTGAMGGAPLLLNTSSSGAATATTISFDVYHPPNISEIKRQIVRYNDMQLVLNEDTFGPLQNDSVIIVVQVHTRITYLRHLIVSLAQAQDITKVLLVFSHDYYDEDINDLVQQIDFCKVLQIFYPYSIQTHPHEYPGVDPNDCPRNIKKDQAIIRNCNNALYPDLYGHYREAKFTQTKHHWIWKANRVFNELEVTRFHTGLVLFLEEDHYVAEDFLYLLAMMQKRTKDLCPQCNVLSLGTYLKTFNYYTYHSKVEVMPWVSSKHNMGFAFNRTTWTNIRRCARHFCTYDDYNWDWSLQHVSQQCLQRKLHAMIIKGPRVFHIGECGVHHKNKNCESNQVISKVQHVLKIARNSHQLFPRSLTLTVPSLSKKTKLRKGNGGWGDLRDHELCLNMTLPTR is encoded by the exons ATGAGAG gtcGCATTCTGATACCACTGCCCAACACCGGATCGATGGGACGGAAGCGCAACAACTTCTATATGCGGAGTATATTTCTACTGGCGCTCTGCATCTTTGGCCTGCTGCAGTACCACAACTTTAACTATC TGGAGTCCAGGGACACTGTGCTGGGAGATGCGGTCACCAATGACTCGGATGATGCCATCCTGGCCATGGTACCCGCCACACTGCACAAGTACTTGACGCCGCACTCGCGCAATCACAGCACCGCCGCGGTAACCGGAGCGATGGGCGGGGCCC CTCTGCTCCTAAACACGAGCAGCTCCGGAGCGGCCACTGCAACCACAATCAGCTTTGACGTCTACCATCCGCCGAACATATCGGAAATAAAGCGTCAAATCGTGAGATACAACGACATGCAGCTGGTGCTTAACGAGGACACATTCGGTCCTCTGCAAAACGACTCTGTGATAATTGTAGTCCAG GTGCACACGAGGATTACGTACTTGCGGCATCTGATTGTCAGCCTGGCGCAGGCGCAGGACATTACCAAGGTGCTGCTGGTGTTCTCGCACGACTACTACGACGAAGACATCAACGATCTGGTGCAGCAGATAGACTTCTGCAAGGTGCTTCAGATCTTCTATCCCTACTCCATTCAGACCCATCCCCACGAGTATCCAGGCGTGGATCCCAACGACTGCCCCAGGAATATCAAGAAGGATCA GGCCATAATCAGAAACTGCAACAACGCTCTGTATCCGGATCTCTATGGGCACTATCGGGAGGCGAAGTTCACGCAGACGAAGCACCACTGGATCTGGAAGGCGAACCGAGTGTTCAACGAGCTGGAGGTGACCCGCTTTCACACAG GTTTGGTCCTGTTCCTCGAGGAGGACCACTATGTGGCGGAGGACTTTCTCTATCTGCTGGCCATGATGCAGAAGCGCACCAAAGACTTGTGCCCCCAGTGCAACGTGCTGTCCCTGGGCACCTATCTGAAGACATTCAACTATTACACCTACCACAGCAAG GTCGAGGTCATGCCGTGGGTGAGCAGCAAGCACAACATGGGCTTCGCCTTCAACCGCACCACCTGGACGAACATAAGGAGGTGCGCCCGTCACTTCTGCACCTACGACGACTACAACTGGGACTGGTCGCTGCAGCACGTCTCCCAGCAGTGCCTGCAGCGCAAGCTGCATGCCATGATAATCAAGGGCCCGCGAGTCTTTCACATTGGCGAATG TGGCGTTCATCACAAGAATAAGAACTGCGAGTCCAACCAAGTCATCTCGAAGGTTCAGCACGTTCTGAAGATAGCTCGCAACTCGCATCAGCTCTTTCCCCGCTCGCTCACCCTGACGGTGCCCAGTCTGAGTAAGAAGACCAAGCTGCGCAAGGGCAACGGCGGATGGGGCGACCTGCGAGACCATGAACTGTGTCTGAACATGACGCTGCCAACGCGGTGA
- the LOC108155391 gene encoding alpha-1,6-mannosyl-glycoprotein 2-beta-N-acetylglucosaminyltransferase isoform X2 yields MGRKRNNFYMRSIFLLALCIFGLLQYHNFNYLESRDTVLGDAVTNDSDDAILAMVPATLHKYLTPHSRNHSTAAVTGAMGGAPLLLNTSSSGAATATTISFDVYHPPNISEIKRQIVRYNDMQLVLNEDTFGPLQNDSVIIVVQVHTRITYLRHLIVSLAQAQDITKVLLVFSHDYYDEDINDLVQQIDFCKVLQIFYPYSIQTHPHEYPGVDPNDCPRNIKKDQAIIRNCNNALYPDLYGHYREAKFTQTKHHWIWKANRVFNELEVTRFHTGLVLFLEEDHYVAEDFLYLLAMMQKRTKDLCPQCNVLSLGTYLKTFNYYTYHSKTNKKSYASSLISTNSLLGYNRNNNNNNNNNNNNNNRNSMQLAVSSSSSSTSSAQSSTTSFRNNNAKVYVGDTTNSINSNNSNKKDHNKNNKNNKSNNMRSNHINTVTASSAATSSDTNNEPNSNNNNNNNNNKNGAQTWNYHVLPSLYSVYQKVEVMPWVSSKHNMGFAFNRTTWTNIRRCARHFCTYDDYNWDWSLQHVSQQCLQRKLHAMIIKGPRVFHIGECGVHHKNKNCESNQVISKVQHVLKIARNSHQLFPRSLTLTVPSLSKKTKLRKGNGGWGDLRDHELCLNMTLPTR; encoded by the exons ATGGGACGGAAGCGCAACAACTTCTATATGCGGAGTATATTTCTACTGGCGCTCTGCATCTTTGGCCTGCTGCAGTACCACAACTTTAACTATC TGGAGTCCAGGGACACTGTGCTGGGAGATGCGGTCACCAATGACTCGGATGATGCCATCCTGGCCATGGTACCCGCCACACTGCACAAGTACTTGACGCCGCACTCGCGCAATCACAGCACCGCCGCGGTAACCGGAGCGATGGGCGGGGCCC CTCTGCTCCTAAACACGAGCAGCTCCGGAGCGGCCACTGCAACCACAATCAGCTTTGACGTCTACCATCCGCCGAACATATCGGAAATAAAGCGTCAAATCGTGAGATACAACGACATGCAGCTGGTGCTTAACGAGGACACATTCGGTCCTCTGCAAAACGACTCTGTGATAATTGTAGTCCAG GTGCACACGAGGATTACGTACTTGCGGCATCTGATTGTCAGCCTGGCGCAGGCGCAGGACATTACCAAGGTGCTGCTGGTGTTCTCGCACGACTACTACGACGAAGACATCAACGATCTGGTGCAGCAGATAGACTTCTGCAAGGTGCTTCAGATCTTCTATCCCTACTCCATTCAGACCCATCCCCACGAGTATCCAGGCGTGGATCCCAACGACTGCCCCAGGAATATCAAGAAGGATCA GGCCATAATCAGAAACTGCAACAACGCTCTGTATCCGGATCTCTATGGGCACTATCGGGAGGCGAAGTTCACGCAGACGAAGCACCACTGGATCTGGAAGGCGAACCGAGTGTTCAACGAGCTGGAGGTGACCCGCTTTCACACAG GTTTGGTCCTGTTCCTCGAGGAGGACCACTATGTGGCGGAGGACTTTCTCTATCTGCTGGCCATGATGCAGAAGCGCACCAAAGACTTGTGCCCCCAGTGCAACGTGCTGTCCCTGGGCACCTATCTGAAGACATTCAACTATTACACCTACCACAGCAAG ACTAACAAGAAATCCTATGCTTCTTCGCTGATCTCGACAAACAGTCTATTAGGATACAAtaggaataataataataacaacaacaataataataacaacaacaatagaAACTCAATGCAATTAGCCGTGTCGTCCTCCTCTTCTTCCACATCATCTGCGCAATCATCAACGACATCATTCAGAAACAACAACGCCAAAGTCTATGTGGGCGACACCAccaacagcatcaacagcAATAATAGCAACAAGAAAGATCACAATAAGAACAATAAGAATAATAAATCAAATAACATGCGAAGCAACCACATCAACACTGTCACCGCCTCCTCAGCCGCCACATCCTCCGACACCAACAACGAGCCAAATagcaataacaataacaataacaacaacaacaaaaatggtGCACAAACATGGAACTATCATGTCCTGCCGTCATTGTATTCCGTCTATCAGAAG GTCGAGGTCATGCCGTGGGTGAGCAGCAAGCACAACATGGGCTTCGCCTTCAACCGCACCACCTGGACGAACATAAGGAGGTGCGCCCGTCACTTCTGCACCTACGACGACTACAACTGGGACTGGTCGCTGCAGCACGTCTCCCAGCAGTGCCTGCAGCGCAAGCTGCATGCCATGATAATCAAGGGCCCGCGAGTCTTTCACATTGGCGAATG TGGCGTTCATCACAAGAATAAGAACTGCGAGTCCAACCAAGTCATCTCGAAGGTTCAGCACGTTCTGAAGATAGCTCGCAACTCGCATCAGCTCTTTCCCCGCTCGCTCACCCTGACGGTGCCCAGTCTGAGTAAGAAGACCAAGCTGCGCAAGGGCAACGGCGGATGGGGCGACCTGCGAGACCATGAACTGTGTCTGAACATGACGCTGCCAACGCGGTGA